The genomic window TCCGATTTCCCGCTCGGCAATTCCGCCGGCAAGCCACACGACATCGCCTCGCAGGCGCAGACGCTCGAGCTCGCGCTAAAACTGCTGGAGACCGCAAGCGGTCCGCAGACGACGATGCAGTCGCCGCTGCGCTGGAGCGAGGATGCCTCCTGGAAGCTCGACTACAACAACGTGGCGCAGCTTTCGCCGGAAGAGCTGGCGCGGCGCCGCGCCGAATTCGACAAGCAGAAGGAGATCGCGCGCGGCAACCGCGCCGCCTGACGTCCTCCGATAACGAAGAAAAAGGGGAGAGCGACGTGACGCGACCGTTCGAGGGCGTGAAGATCCTGGACTTCACGCAAGTGCTGGCCGGTCCCTATGCGAGCTATCAGCTCGCGCTGCTAGGAGCCGACGTCATCAAGGTCGAGCGGCGCGAGGGCGAGGACATGCGCCGCACGCCGCTCAGCCGCGAATGGGCCGAGCGCGGGCTGGCGCCGGCATTCCAGGCCATCAACGGCAACAAGCGCAGCCTGACGCTCGATCTGCAGAAGCCGGAGGCGATCGCGATCGTGAAGAAGCTCGCAGAGACCGTCGACGTCGTGATGGAGAATTTCCGCCCCGGCGTGATGGACAAGCTCGGCATCGGCTACGAGGCGCTCTCGGCGATCAATCCGAAGCTGATCTATTGCGCCGTATCAGGCTTCGGCCAGACCGGCCCGGACCGCTTGCGGCCCGGCTATGACGGCAAGATGCAGGCGCTGTCCGGGATCATGGCGATCACCGGCCATCCCGAGACGGGACCGACGCGCGCGGGCTTTGCGGTGTGCGACGTGCTGTCGGGCGCGACCGCTGCGTTTGGCGTGTCGAGCGCACTGTATCAGCGCGACCGCACCGGCAAGGGCCAGCTCATCGACGTCTCCATGCTCGAGGCGACGATGGCGTTTCTGTCAGGGCAGATCGCGGACTGGTCGGTCGCCGGCCACCGTCAAACACTTTCGGGCAACCAGGCGGTGAGCCGCAGGACCACGGCCAACCTGTTCAAATGCGGCGACGGCCACATCCTGCTCGCGGTCAACAACGAGAAGCAGTACCGCGCGCTGATGAGCACACTCGGCCGCGAGGACACGCTGAGTGATCCGCGCTTTGCCGACTGGTTCTCCCGCAACGAGAACGAGGGCGCGCTCCGCGCCATCATCGAGGAAGCGCTGGCGGCAAGGCCGGCACGCGAATGGGAGACGATCCTGGAAGACGCCGGCGCACCCTGCGCCAGCATTTGGAAGGTCGAGGAGGTGATCGACCACCCGCAAATCAAGGCACGCGGCGCGATCCAGGAGCTGGACACGCCCTATGGGCGCCTGCGCTTTGCCGGCAGCGGGTTCAAGCTCGCCCATGGCGGCGGCAAGCTGGACCACATGGCGCCGGAGCTGGGCGCGGATACGGATGCGGTGCTGGGCGAGCTGGGATTCGACGCGGCGGAGATCGCAGCGCTGCGGGCAAGGGAGATTGTGTGAAACACCGCTGCCGTAGGGTGGGCAAAGGCGCAACGCGCCGTGCCCACCACCTATCGATTGCTTGGCGCACGATGGTGGGCACGCTTCGCTTTGCCCACCCTACGGCATCGGCGATCAGAACAACGACCCCTGCCCGTCATCCACCGAGGTAACCGCAGCCTTCCGCGCCACCTTCTTCGGCTTCACCACCTCCGCCGCCATCTCCTCCGCACTGATCTGCAGCAGCAACTGCTCGTCGTCATTGGCGACGCGGTTGACGCGGGTGGAGACCGGATGCCAGGCGAACTCGCCGATGCGCGGGGCGGCCATCAGCGGCAGGATCGCGTCGATTTCGTCGCTGCGGCAGTCGAGCCAGCGCTCGAAATCGCGCGGGCCGATGGTGACGGGCACGCGGTCATGCAGTGCGGCGAGATCCTCGCCCGCCGCCGCCGTGACGATCGCGACCGTGTCGAGTTCCTCGCCGTTCGGCCCGACCCATGTCTCGAACACCGCAGCAAAGCCGAGCGGCGCGCCGTCGGCGCGATGGATGAAGAAGGGCTGCTTGCGGCCACCCTCCGCCTTCCACTCGTAATAGCCGTCCGCCGGGATCAGGCCGCGCCGGCGGCGAATCGCCTTTTTGAAGGCGGGCTTCTCCAGCACCGTCTCGGAGCGGGCGTTGATCAGGAGCGTAAATCCGCGGGGGTCCTTGACCCAGCTCGGCAGCAGGCCCCAACGCATCAGGCGGAAATGGCGTGCGTCGTTCTCGATCAGCACGACCGGAATCGGCTGCGTCGGGGCGACGTTGTACCGAGGCGGGAAATTCGGCTGCTCGACATAGCCGAACAGTTGCCGCAAAGCCGCG from Bradyrhizobium zhanjiangense includes these protein-coding regions:
- a CDS encoding CaiB/BaiF CoA transferase family protein; this encodes MTRPFEGVKILDFTQVLAGPYASYQLALLGADVIKVERREGEDMRRTPLSREWAERGLAPAFQAINGNKRSLTLDLQKPEAIAIVKKLAETVDVVMENFRPGVMDKLGIGYEALSAINPKLIYCAVSGFGQTGPDRLRPGYDGKMQALSGIMAITGHPETGPTRAGFAVCDVLSGATAAFGVSSALYQRDRTGKGQLIDVSMLEATMAFLSGQIADWSVAGHRQTLSGNQAVSRRTTANLFKCGDGHILLAVNNEKQYRALMSTLGREDTLSDPRFADWFSRNENEGALRAIIEEALAARPAREWETILEDAGAPCASIWKVEEVIDHPQIKARGAIQELDTPYGRLRFAGSGFKLAHGGGKLDHMAPELGADTDAVLGELGFDAAEIAALRAREIV
- a CDS encoding SOS response-associated peptidase — encoded protein: MCGRFVITSAPAALRQLFGYVEQPNFPPRYNVAPTQPIPVVLIENDARHFRLMRWGLLPSWVKDPRGFTLLINARSETVLEKPAFKKAIRRRRGLIPADGYYEWKAEGGRKQPFFIHRADGAPLGFAAVFETWVGPNGEELDTVAIVTAAAGEDLAALHDRVPVTIGPRDFERWLDCRSDEIDAILPLMAAPRIGEFAWHPVSTRVNRVANDDEQLLLQISAEEMAAEVVKPKKVARKAAVTSVDDGQGSLF